The Deltaproteobacteria bacterium HGW-Deltaproteobacteria-6 genome has a segment encoding these proteins:
- a CDS encoding DUF4922 domain-containing protein: MKPSVYQWGHFLLWGAADEKQAAETWPAEAMTFRKILRPSPFFSNLPSDYLLVTDTATDISCEPRSLKKLFSIARKTRAGLIYSDFLAKTEKGLAPHPLNDYQPGSLRETFDFGHFFILDAAAIRQALNKYGPLPSDPDNAFYDLRLKISIDHPLLHVPEALYTVSHKKRKPVKKSGRPTESQFAYVARENAVRQKKLEKIATAYLKQIDAHLPPRTKTAGREADDFQWKASIVIPVLNRKKTIADALDSALTQKTNFAFNVIVVDNHSTDGTTGILKAFAARYPHVHHIIPKLRGLGIGGCWNEAIHSPLCGRYAVQLDSDDLYSSPSTLQKVVNKLRRGSYAMVVGSYTLVDEKLKPIPPGLIDHREWTPKNGHNNLLRVNGMGAPRAFDTSVLRRFAFPDVSYGEDYAVALRISREYRIGRIYESLYLCRRWSDNTDAGLSVEKQNRNDDYKDRLRTMEIKARRQINCKERSRPFPTETNKIFAEFPGEAQATLPALSHIFFESQKKNWPGLSSACRDLAAVRTREFTCGNDSIALQYNPARQVSSGAALDEESIRKRPCFLCAVNRPREQHGILYRDTYLILCNPAPIFGHHFTVASLTHEPQDITSALTCFLQLAADASPDYTVFYNGPACGASAPDHLHFQMIPYDTLPFLTELTKLPVMKIDDSVCVSAGESCGRTVVVMESNNAAALKKHFLRLLKAAQTVLSSGDEPRVNVFCRYEKNRWRLTSFLRRKHRPDAYFAEGGQRIFVSPGAIDMAGVIITPRLADFKNLDGDTVRNIYREVSLDGESLDKITRSLTKCPTKK; encoded by the coding sequence ATGAAACCTTCGGTTTATCAATGGGGACATTTTTTACTCTGGGGCGCGGCTGACGAAAAGCAGGCGGCGGAAACCTGGCCTGCAGAGGCCATGACGTTCCGAAAAATACTGAGGCCTTCGCCGTTCTTCAGCAACCTGCCATCCGATTATCTGCTGGTAACCGACACGGCAACGGACATTTCATGTGAACCGCGGTCTTTAAAAAAACTGTTTTCCATTGCCCGTAAAACCCGCGCCGGGCTGATCTATTCGGACTTCCTGGCAAAAACAGAGAAGGGGCTTGCCCCGCATCCTCTGAATGATTATCAGCCGGGATCCCTTCGCGAGACTTTCGACTTCGGGCACTTTTTTATCCTTGACGCGGCCGCCATCAGACAGGCTTTAAACAAGTACGGCCCGTTGCCCTCTGATCCTGACAACGCCTTTTATGATTTGCGCCTGAAAATTTCCATCGATCATCCCCTGCTGCATGTGCCGGAAGCCTTATACACCGTATCTCACAAAAAGCGAAAACCGGTCAAAAAATCCGGCCGGCCAACAGAGTCGCAATTTGCCTATGTCGCCAGGGAAAATGCCGTCCGCCAGAAAAAGCTGGAAAAAATTGCGACGGCGTATCTGAAGCAGATCGACGCCCACCTGCCGCCGCGCACCAAAACAGCCGGCCGGGAGGCGGACGATTTCCAATGGAAGGCCAGCATCGTCATCCCCGTCCTCAACCGGAAAAAGACGATTGCCGACGCTCTCGACAGCGCTCTTACGCAGAAAACAAATTTCGCGTTCAATGTCATTGTTGTGGATAACCATTCGACCGACGGCACCACCGGCATTTTGAAGGCATTTGCCGCCAGGTATCCCCACGTTCACCACATCATCCCAAAGCTGCGCGGTCTGGGCATCGGCGGCTGCTGGAATGAAGCGATTCACTCGCCTCTCTGCGGACGCTACGCTGTTCAACTGGATTCCGACGATCTTTACAGCTCGCCCTCCACCCTGCAAAAAGTCGTGAACAAGCTGCGCCGGGGGTCATACGCGATGGTTGTCGGATCTTATACGCTGGTCGACGAAAAGCTGAAACCCATCCCGCCCGGCCTCATTGATCACCGGGAGTGGACGCCCAAAAACGGCCACAATAATCTACTGCGAGTCAACGGCATGGGCGCGCCGCGCGCGTTCGATACGTCCGTCCTCCGCCGATTCGCTTTCCCCGATGTGAGTTATGGCGAAGACTATGCCGTGGCGCTCCGGATATCCCGCGAATACCGCATCGGCCGGATCTATGAAAGCCTTTATCTGTGCCGCCGCTGGTCGGACAATACCGACGCGGGGCTTTCCGTTGAGAAACAGAACCGCAACGATGATTACAAGGACCGTCTGCGAACGATGGAAATCAAGGCAAGGCGGCAAATCAACTGTAAGGAACGGTCGCGACCGTTCCCGACAGAAACGAACAAAATTTTTGCCGAATTTCCCGGGGAGGCGCAGGCAACCTTACCCGCATTGAGTCACATTTTTTTTGAATCGCAAAAGAAAAACTGGCCCGGACTTTCCTCGGCCTGCCGCGATCTGGCTGCGGTGCGAACCAGAGAATTCACGTGCGGCAACGATTCCATCGCGCTGCAATACAATCCGGCGCGGCAGGTCAGCAGCGGCGCCGCTCTGGATGAGGAATCCATCCGGAAACGGCCCTGCTTTCTCTGCGCCGTCAACCGGCCTCGCGAACAGCACGGCATCCTGTACCGCGACACGTACCTGATCCTCTGCAACCCCGCGCCGATTTTCGGTCACCACTTTACGGTAGCCAGTCTCACGCACGAACCTCAGGATATCACCTCCGCTCTGACCTGCTTTTTGCAGTTGGCCGCCGATGCCTCGCCGGATTATACGGTCTTTTACAATGGCCCGGCCTGCGGAGCATCCGCCCCAGACCATCTGCATTTTCAGATGATCCCGTATGATACGCTGCCCTTCCTGACGGAATTGACCAAACTGCCGGTAATGAAAATTGACGATTCCGTCTGCGTCTCCGCCGGAGAAAGTTGTGGCCGCACCGTGGTTGTGATGGAATCGAACAATGCCGCCGCTTTAAAAAAACACTTCCTGCGCCTTTTAAAAGCCGCCCAAACGGTTCTTTCATCAGGCGATGAACCGCGGGTAAATGTTTTTTGCCGATACGAAAAAAACCGCTGGCGGTTGACCAGTTTTCTGCGCCGGAAACATCGCCCCGACGCGTATTTTGCCGAAGGCGGCCAGAGGATTTTTGTCTCGCCCGGAGCCATTGATATGGCGGGTGTCATCATTACGCCGAGGCTTGCGGATTTTAAAAATCTGGATGGCGATACGGTGCGGAACATTTACAGGGAAGTCTCGCTGGACGGAGAATCCCTCGATAAAATAACACGGAGTTTAACCAAATGCCCAACGAAGAAATAA
- a CDS encoding leucine--tRNA ligase, which yields MKYEPIAIEEKWQKKWEEEKAFKVTEDPDKKKYYLLEMFPYPSGKIHIGHVRNYTIGDVVARYKHMKGFNVLHPIGWDAFGMPAENAAIEHKIHPSKWTHENIDHMRKQLKRMGFSYDWDRELATCEPKYYRWEQLFFIWMYEKGLAYKKRSTVNFCGKCDTVLANEQVEGGLCWRCGTEVTEKVLDQWFFKITAYIEELLEYCDKLPGWPERVMTMQKNWIGKSYGCEVDFPMADGPGAIKVFTTRQDTLFGATFMLVAAEHPLVMELAKGKPCEGNVRQFVEKVKKQDKLMRTSEYYEKEGLFLDSYCLNPLTGWKMPIYAANFVLADYGTGCVMAVPTHDQRDFEFAKKFDLPLIVVISPKDKTLDPATMTEAYVDEGILVNSGQFNGMENTKVMNAIADFLESQGKGRRTVQYRLRDWGISRQRYWGAPIPMITCEKCGIVPVKEEDLPVVLPENVVFSPEGGSPLAALPEFVNTTCPRCGGPAARETDTMDTFVESSWYFDRYCSPHYDVKPGLDRKALDYWMPVDQYIGGIEHAILHLLYSRFYTKVLRDFGVIGVDEPFTNLLTQGMVCKETMKCKEHGYLFPEQAEGGKCHICGQDVIIGKTEKMSKSLKNVIDPDYLVKTYGADTARIFCLFAAPPEKDLEWSEQGVDGSFRFLSRLWRIFDEYLEDIKAVSPAKGNIALEGDLKALRRKTHQTIRKVTTDIEDRFHFNTAISAVMELVNTLYAVKRPEKNDQVALSVIREVLESAVLLLSPIVPHMTEELWQMLGHTAAAADTPWPDYDQAIASDEEMTIVIQINGKLRSRMTVPVDCDAEKIKSDAQADEKITAMLKGAKIVKVIYVPKKLVNIVIAQSGN from the coding sequence ATGAAATACGAACCGATCGCCATCGAAGAAAAATGGCAAAAGAAGTGGGAAGAAGAAAAAGCCTTTAAAGTCACCGAAGACCCGGATAAAAAGAAATACTATTTGCTGGAAATGTTTCCCTACCCGTCCGGCAAAATCCATATCGGCCATGTCCGTAATTACACGATAGGCGATGTCGTCGCCCGCTACAAGCACATGAAAGGGTTCAATGTCCTGCATCCGATCGGCTGGGACGCCTTCGGCATGCCCGCGGAAAACGCCGCCATCGAACACAAAATACATCCCTCCAAGTGGACCCACGAAAATATCGATCATATGCGCAAGCAACTCAAGCGCATGGGTTTCAGCTACGACTGGGACCGTGAACTGGCCACCTGCGAGCCGAAATACTACCGTTGGGAACAGCTCTTCTTCATCTGGATGTATGAAAAAGGCCTGGCCTATAAAAAACGCTCCACCGTCAATTTCTGCGGCAAGTGCGATACGGTGCTGGCCAACGAACAGGTCGAAGGCGGCCTGTGCTGGCGTTGCGGCACGGAAGTAACGGAAAAAGTTCTCGATCAGTGGTTCTTTAAAATTACGGCTTATATCGAAGAACTGCTGGAATACTGCGACAAACTTCCCGGCTGGCCGGAACGCGTCATGACCATGCAGAAAAACTGGATCGGCAAAAGCTACGGCTGCGAGGTGGATTTCCCCATGGCGGACGGCCCCGGGGCGATTAAAGTATTCACCACCCGTCAGGACACGCTTTTCGGCGCGACCTTTATGCTGGTGGCCGCCGAGCATCCGCTGGTCATGGAACTGGCCAAGGGCAAACCCTGCGAGGGAAATGTCCGCCAGTTTGTGGAAAAAGTGAAAAAGCAGGATAAGCTGATGCGGACCTCCGAGTATTATGAAAAGGAAGGCCTGTTCCTTGATTCTTACTGTCTCAATCCGCTGACCGGCTGGAAAATGCCCATTTACGCCGCAAACTTTGTGTTAGCCGATTACGGCACCGGCTGCGTTATGGCCGTTCCCACGCACGATCAGCGCGATTTTGAATTTGCCAAAAAATTCGACCTGCCGTTGATCGTCGTCATTTCACCGAAAGACAAAACGCTTGACCCGGCAACCATGACCGAAGCTTATGTGGATGAAGGTATCCTGGTCAACTCCGGACAATTCAACGGCATGGAAAACACCAAGGTGATGAATGCCATCGCCGATTTTCTTGAATCACAGGGAAAAGGCCGGCGCACGGTACAATACCGCCTGCGCGACTGGGGCATCTCGCGCCAGCGCTACTGGGGCGCGCCCATTCCCATGATTACCTGCGAAAAATGCGGGATTGTTCCCGTCAAAGAGGAAGACCTGCCGGTCGTCCTCCCGGAAAATGTCGTCTTCAGTCCGGAAGGCGGATCGCCGCTCGCGGCGCTTCCGGAATTTGTCAATACGACCTGCCCCAGGTGCGGCGGCCCGGCCGCGCGCGAAACGGATACGATGGATACCTTCGTCGAATCCTCCTGGTATTTCGACCGCTATTGCTCCCCTCACTACGACGTCAAGCCCGGACTCGATCGTAAAGCGCTTGATTACTGGATGCCGGTAGATCAATACATCGGCGGCATCGAGCACGCCATTCTGCATCTGCTTTATTCCCGGTTCTACACGAAGGTGCTGCGCGATTTCGGCGTGATCGGTGTGGATGAACCCTTTACCAATCTGCTGACCCAGGGCATGGTCTGCAAGGAAACCATGAAGTGCAAAGAACATGGCTATCTGTTCCCGGAACAGGCGGAAGGCGGCAAATGCCATATCTGCGGGCAGGACGTTATCATCGGCAAAACGGAAAAAATGTCCAAATCCCTCAAAAACGTGATTGATCCGGATTATCTGGTCAAGACCTACGGCGCGGACACGGCCCGCATCTTCTGTCTTTTTGCCGCACCCCCGGAAAAAGATCTGGAGTGGAGCGAACAGGGCGTGGACGGGTCCTTCCGGTTCCTCAGCCGCCTGTGGCGCATTTTCGATGAATATCTGGAAGACATCAAGGCGGTTTCGCCGGCAAAGGGAAACATCGCGCTCGAAGGCGATCTCAAAGCGCTGAGAAGAAAGACGCATCAGACCATCCGCAAAGTCACAACCGATATTGAAGACCGCTTCCACTTCAATACCGCCATCAGCGCGGTGATGGAACTGGTCAACACCCTGTACGCGGTGAAGCGTCCGGAAAAAAATGATCAAGTCGCTCTGTCCGTGATCCGTGAAGTGCTGGAATCGGCGGTGCTGCTGCTTTCGCCCATTGTGCCGCATATGACCGAAGAACTCTGGCAGATGCTGGGACACACGGCAGCCGCGGCTGATACGCCCTGGCCGGACTATGATCAAGCCATCGCAAGCGATGAAGAAATGACCATCGTCATTCAAATCAACGGCAAGCTCAGGAGCCGGATGACCGTGCCCGTCGATTGCGACGCGGAAAAGATAAAGAGCGACGCGCAGGCGGATGAAAAAATCACAGCCATGCTTAAGGGAGCGAAAATCGTGAAAGTCATTTATGTGCCGAAAAAACTGGTCAACATTGTTATCGCACAGTCGGGTAATTAA